In Sulfuracidifex metallicus DSM 6482 = JCM 9184, a single window of DNA contains:
- a CDS encoding M1 family metallopeptidase, producing the protein MKIERYDISLDFDFKNLKYNGYEKILLETQDVKLDAMNFEIQRVKMNGAETKFQYDGKVLKIDGVNENKKTLEIWFSKEVETTQLTGIYKARYDGDDKYIISTQFEATHAREFIPCVDKPEYKAVFKLDVKVDKGLKVISNMEAKVSYVEDKVLYSFDETPRMSTYLLYLGIGNFEEIEDNSRQPKIIVATLPGKSCKGKFAIEVARKTIEFYEKYFDIKYQLPKEHLITVPEFAFGAMENWGAITFRETALLADDNSSTQQKIRVSEVVAHELAHQWFGDLVTMKWWDDLWLNESFATFMSHKAVNETFPEWKMWESFLTGETAPALMKDSLTTTHPIEAHVESESDIEQMFDDISYGKGASVLRMIEAYLGQEKFREGISKYLKKFSFSNATGNDLWDSLSEASGENLKPIMDSWIKQEGYPLVVVQLIRNQGKFRLALRQDRFLLNGKNDEKTYAIPITYRLNGNNESVLMRERTLEKELNAYPSQLIANVDKTGFYRVLYEDLDLALRTEKSSMEKWGLLNDYFHFLIAGKIDLETYKKVLAYSARQKSTLVSNEIADQMRILFAISPSKYGDLVRDTLRETIKLWSKPKGRLEKMAYSNVASTLAIADEGFSLGLAKLFDDYDKLDGDIKQPVAIAYAVTGEEDSFINLLDKLRKSNLDEEKLRIINSMLSFKKDFLVSLTLGLFYTGEIKKQDIVRILTRASSNPYSRIAVWTWLKLNIDKIREIYKGTGIFGRVLSDSLPLLGIGIEDEVTNFFQMKQIKEAERGIKAGIEMLHALSKLA; encoded by the coding sequence ATGAAAATAGAAAGGTACGATATAAGTTTAGATTTTGATTTTAAAAACCTAAAATACAATGGATATGAAAAAATTTTATTGGAAACCCAAGATGTGAAGCTCGATGCTATGAACTTTGAGATCCAAAGGGTTAAAATGAATGGCGCTGAGACTAAATTTCAATACGACGGAAAGGTACTCAAAATAGATGGAGTCAACGAAAATAAGAAAACGTTGGAAATATGGTTCTCCAAGGAAGTAGAAACTACTCAGCTAACTGGTATTTATAAGGCTAGATATGACGGTGACGATAAATACATCATTTCAACGCAATTTGAGGCTACACATGCTAGAGAGTTCATACCATGCGTAGATAAACCCGAATATAAGGCTGTATTCAAGTTAGATGTGAAGGTTGACAAGGGACTTAAGGTAATCTCTAACATGGAAGCTAAAGTGAGCTACGTGGAAGATAAGGTACTATACTCATTCGATGAGACTCCCAGGATGTCAACTTATCTCCTTTATCTAGGAATAGGTAATTTTGAGGAAATAGAGGATAACTCCAGACAGCCTAAAATAATAGTTGCTACCTTGCCAGGAAAGTCATGTAAAGGAAAATTTGCAATAGAAGTGGCAAGAAAAACCATTGAGTTCTATGAAAAATACTTTGACATAAAGTACCAGCTACCTAAGGAACATTTAATTACGGTTCCGGAGTTCGCCTTTGGGGCAATGGAGAACTGGGGTGCAATTACCTTTAGAGAGACTGCGCTGCTTGCTGATGATAACTCAAGCACTCAACAAAAGATAAGAGTATCGGAGGTTGTAGCTCACGAGTTGGCCCATCAGTGGTTTGGCGACCTAGTTACAATGAAGTGGTGGGATGACCTTTGGCTTAACGAAAGCTTTGCAACATTCATGAGTCATAAAGCAGTAAATGAGACCTTCCCAGAATGGAAAATGTGGGAATCGTTTCTTACAGGGGAAACTGCACCAGCTCTCATGAAGGATTCCCTAACTACCACACATCCTATAGAAGCCCACGTAGAGTCAGAATCGGATATTGAGCAGATGTTTGATGACATAAGCTACGGTAAAGGTGCCAGCGTTCTAAGGATGATAGAGGCTTATTTGGGACAAGAAAAGTTTAGGGAAGGGATCTCCAAATACTTGAAGAAGTTCTCTTTCTCCAACGCTACTGGAAACGATCTATGGGATTCACTCTCAGAGGCATCTGGGGAGAACCTTAAACCAATCATGGATAGCTGGATAAAACAGGAAGGTTACCCGCTTGTTGTAGTTCAGTTAATTAGAAATCAAGGAAAGTTCAGGCTAGCTTTAAGACAAGATCGCTTTCTTTTAAATGGGAAAAATGACGAGAAAACATATGCAATTCCAATAACTTATAGATTAAACGGAAATAATGAGTCAGTCCTAATGCGTGAGAGAACCCTAGAAAAGGAACTTAACGCCTATCCGAGCCAATTGATTGCTAATGTTGACAAGACAGGGTTCTATAGGGTTCTTTATGAGGATCTAGATTTGGCTCTAAGGACTGAAAAATCTAGCATGGAAAAATGGGGATTACTAAACGACTATTTCCACTTTTTAATAGCTGGAAAGATAGATCTTGAGACTTACAAGAAGGTCCTAGCTTATTCAGCCAGACAGAAGTCGACGCTAGTTTCCAACGAGATTGCGGATCAAATGAGAATTCTCTTCGCTATTAGTCCGTCAAAATACGGAGACCTTGTAAGGGACACATTAAGGGAAACCATTAAGCTTTGGAGCAAGCCTAAGGGCAGATTAGAGAAGATGGCGTACTCTAACGTAGCGTCGACTCTAGCTATAGCGGACGAGGGATTTTCCTTAGGATTAGCCAAATTATTTGACGATTATGACAAACTTGATGGTGACATTAAACAGCCCGTTGCAATTGCATACGCAGTAACTGGGGAAGAAGACTCATTCATTAATTTGCTGGACAAATTAAGAAAATCCAACTTAGACGAAGAGAAATTAAGGATCATAAACTCAATGCTCAGCTTCAAGAAGGATTTCCTAGTTTCCCTCACTTTAGGACTCTTTTACACAGGTGAGATTAAGAAGCAAGACATAGTGAGAATACTAACTAGAGCTTCCTCAAATCCATATTCAAGAATAGCAGTATGGACTTGGTTGAAGCTTAACATAGATAAAATAAGGGAAATATATAAGGGAACAGGGATATTCGGAAGAGTGCTCTCTGATTCATTACCGTTATTAGGTATAGGCATTGAGGATGAAGTAACAAACTTCTTCCAGATGAAACAAATAAAGGAAGCCGAAAGGGGTATTAAGGCTGGTATAGAAATGCTGCACGCTCTATCAAAATTGGCTTAA
- a CDS encoding TIGR04084 family radical SAM/SPASM domain-containing protein — MLWLVMTTGKCNLICDYCGGSFPKDVVSWQSKYNVLQLKQVIEKNDKSPTIIFYGGEPLMNPKFIMKVMDTVRASRWGIQTNGTAVRLLPESYWKRMNVALLSVDGREDITDKHRGKGVFRAVIKNAEYLKSMGIETIARMAVTKDSDIYEEVMHLINLRVFDKIHWQLNVIWSERWDFENWAENSYLPGLTKLMDFFMENLKEGKVVKIIPFLGVISAHFTGGYRGSPCGAGYSSITVTPEGRILSCPIAVREKWAELGSVNGFRLLEDPLPDYCKSCDLNKYCGGRCLYASNERYWGDDGFQVVDSVNKRYLRLVISKIPEIEKLIEGGVLSKEDLIYDPVQDSTEVIP, encoded by the coding sequence ATGCTTTGGTTAGTAATGACTACGGGCAAATGTAATCTTATCTGTGATTATTGTGGAGGTTCATTTCCTAAGGACGTGGTATCTTGGCAAAGCAAGTACAATGTTTTGCAACTCAAGCAAGTAATTGAAAAGAATGATAAATCACCTACTATAATATTTTACGGTGGAGAACCATTGATGAACCCAAAGTTTATAATGAAGGTAATGGATACAGTGAGAGCGTCCAGATGGGGTATACAAACTAACGGAACTGCAGTTAGATTGCTTCCAGAAAGTTATTGGAAAAGGATGAACGTAGCCTTGCTTTCTGTTGATGGAAGAGAAGATATAACGGACAAGCATAGAGGAAAAGGTGTCTTCAGAGCTGTAATAAAGAACGCTGAATATTTGAAATCGATGGGCATAGAAACAATAGCGAGAATGGCAGTTACTAAGGATTCAGATATCTATGAAGAGGTAATGCATTTAATAAATCTGAGAGTTTTCGATAAGATTCACTGGCAACTTAATGTAATATGGTCTGAAAGGTGGGATTTTGAGAACTGGGCTGAGAATTCTTATCTCCCTGGTCTAACTAAATTAATGGACTTCTTTATGGAGAATCTGAAGGAGGGTAAGGTAGTTAAAATAATACCATTTCTGGGAGTTATTAGCGCTCACTTCACTGGTGGTTATAGGGGTTCTCCTTGCGGAGCAGGATACTCTTCAATTACCGTGACTCCAGAGGGAAGAATTCTCTCCTGCCCCATAGCAGTGAGGGAGAAATGGGCAGAGTTAGGAAGTGTTAATGGTTTCAGGCTATTGGAGGATCCTCTGCCTGACTACTGTAAGTCTTGTGATTTAAATAAATATTGTGGAGGGAGATGTTTATATGCATCTAACGAAAGATATTGGGGCGATGATGGTTTCCAAGTTGTAGATTCTGTAAATAAGCGATACTTAAGACTAGTTATATCCAAAATTCCTGAAATAGAGAAACTAATAGAGGGCGGAGTGTTAAGCAAAGAGGATTTGATTTACGATCCAGTTCAGGATTCTACAGAAGTTATTCCTTAG
- a CDS encoding cupin domain-containing protein yields the protein MDFFKGEVNSVKSDLVKIGQSKDTFIQWLVTKDQGCESYALRRFTMKPDGIISCHNHKYVETLFILQGKVKVKVADESYMLEPGNFIFINKFVPHELVNVGKDDVIFLCIISYEDDMNIKIAEKCGRGS from the coding sequence ATGGATTTCTTCAAAGGCGAAGTTAATTCAGTGAAGTCTGATCTAGTGAAGATAGGGCAGAGCAAAGATACCTTCATACAATGGCTTGTGACTAAGGATCAAGGGTGTGAAAGTTATGCCCTTAGAAGGTTTACTATGAAACCTGATGGTATAATATCATGCCATAATCATAAGTACGTAGAGACCTTATTCATATTGCAAGGTAAGGTCAAGGTTAAAGTGGCAGATGAAAGCTATATGTTAGAACCAGGAAACTTCATTTTTATAAATAAGTTTGTCCCGCACGAACTTGTAAATGTAGGTAAAGACGATGTAATTTTCCTCTGTATAATCTCTTACGAGGATGATATGAACATAAAGATTGCAGAAAAATGCGGAAGAGGTTCTTAA
- a CDS encoding glycosyltransferase family 2 protein, whose amino-acid sequence MQILKEKELKFNEINMTPRASVIVPVRGIDECMEENVKSLLQQDYPDYQVVYVVDPDSEPNLVEKLKKIGVKVIISNYRCELCSGKIRAQLSGLASSDGEVIVFADSDTRYDKLWLRKMVSALDKFDATTTYPWPKPTHLSIKNLVRAGFWTLGFESQFSEKNRFLWGGSMAFKRDLILRAEVMDELSREWCDDCTMTRIIKRKGGRIGFLMDAMPLNIYDEKDLIRWSSRQLITIRKYSPKGATAYLLAGFIFLIFLILSPVDPILITPYLFWIIKNIIRGRKYGKLSIIPSLMTLFAIQYALFLLIYNWNKREVVWRGKRYILRN is encoded by the coding sequence ATGCAAATTTTAAAGGAAAAGGAATTAAAATTTAATGAAATAAACATGACTCCAAGGGCATCTGTAATAGTTCCAGTTAGAGGAATTGATGAATGTATGGAGGAAAATGTAAAGTCTCTGCTTCAACAGGATTATCCAGACTATCAAGTAGTTTACGTAGTAGATCCGGATTCTGAACCTAATCTAGTGGAAAAATTGAAAAAAATAGGTGTTAAAGTTATAATCTCAAACTATAGGTGCGAACTTTGCAGCGGGAAGATCAGAGCTCAATTATCTGGTTTGGCGTCCAGCGATGGAGAAGTGATAGTCTTCGCAGATTCCGATACTCGCTACGATAAACTTTGGTTGAGGAAGATGGTTTCTGCTCTAGACAAATTTGACGCAACCACAACATATCCATGGCCTAAGCCAACACATCTTTCAATAAAGAATTTAGTTAGAGCTGGATTCTGGACTTTAGGATTCGAATCTCAATTCTCTGAAAAGAATAGGTTTTTGTGGGGAGGTTCGATGGCATTTAAAAGAGATTTAATACTCAGAGCTGAAGTCATGGACGAGCTGTCAAGAGAATGGTGTGACGATTGCACAATGACAAGAATAATTAAAAGGAAAGGTGGAAGGATAGGTTTTCTAATGGACGCGATGCCTCTAAACATTTACGACGAAAAGGATCTTATAAGGTGGTCCTCAAGACAACTGATTACAATACGAAAGTATTCACCAAAGGGTGCAACTGCATATTTACTGGCTGGATTCATATTTCTGATATTTCTAATTCTTTCCCCCGTTGATCCCATTCTCATAACACCGTATTTATTTTGGATAATTAAGAATATAATTAGAGGAAGAAAATATGGGAAGTTATCTATAATTCCTTCCTTAATGACTTTATTTGCGATTCAGTATGCATTATTTCTATTAATATACAATTGGAACAAGAGGGAAGTAGTTTGGAGGGGAAAAAGATATATTCTAAGGAATTAA
- a CDS encoding TenA family protein: protein MKSDNFSHLKDKYKEIWDSYVNHKFVNELREGTLSKESFKYYLIQDSKYVKEMMKALARAAGNSIDDKVNTFLMKILSSKDRGREVHEKLIKSIGITETEIEDSRFSLVNFAYTRHLLLSSRTWEEFVFAWTPCMVGYYEIGNIAKDTKIELYREWASFYASAEYGERVKLIIDELNSIKLNDYLESLFQNSVILETLFWDSALKMDPTLFR, encoded by the coding sequence ATGAAATCGGATAACTTTTCACATCTTAAAGACAAATACAAAGAAATTTGGGATAGTTACGTTAACCATAAGTTCGTAAATGAACTAAGGGAAGGAACGTTAAGCAAGGAATCATTCAAGTATTATCTCATACAGGATTCTAAATACGTAAAGGAAATGATGAAGGCTTTAGCTAGGGCAGCAGGCAACTCCATAGATGATAAGGTTAATACATTTCTCATGAAAATCCTTAGTTCCAAGGATAGAGGAAGGGAGGTTCATGAAAAGTTAATCAAGAGTATAGGGATAACTGAAACCGAAATAGAAGACTCTAGATTTTCATTAGTTAACTTTGCCTACACTAGGCATCTTCTATTGTCATCTAGAACTTGGGAGGAGTTCGTCTTTGCTTGGACACCATGTATGGTTGGATATTACGAAATAGGAAATATTGCTAAAGATACGAAAATAGAATTATATAGAGAATGGGCTTCCTTCTATGCCTCTGCAGAGTACGGAGAAAGGGTTAAACTGATAATAGATGAGTTAAACTCTATAAAACTTAATGATTATTTAGAGTCATTATTTCAGAATAGCGTAATATTGGAAACGCTCTTCTGGGATTCTGCCCTGAAAATGGATCCTACTCTCTTTAGGTGA
- a CDS encoding SDR family NAD(P)-dependent oxidoreductase, which yields MGELLLERRVGVIGVSEGLGYALAYFLLKDGAHVIINSRNASKLEKIKNTLAKYGKIETFVGSMDNEKEIEDFFQECKKSLGGIDDLVITIGGYVEDNIYDPKGLDLMINSQIKTPIKIISSGVKFLHEGSTIMMVSAMRGIRNALPNQLSYGIAKAGVAKAVEVIASSLLDKGIRVIGIAPSVIDGNFQVGRNWKSMRKLGDWKAPPEDFASVMSLLLSERASWINGVVIPVDGGAFLK from the coding sequence ATGGGGGAACTTTTACTTGAAAGAAGAGTAGGGGTAATTGGTGTAAGTGAAGGACTAGGGTACGCATTGGCGTATTTTCTACTGAAAGACGGTGCTCATGTCATAATAAATTCAAGAAATGCTAGTAAATTGGAAAAGATTAAGAATACACTTGCTAAATATGGTAAAATAGAAACGTTTGTTGGCTCAATGGATAACGAAAAAGAAATTGAAGATTTCTTTCAAGAATGTAAGAAATCATTAGGAGGAATTGATGATCTAGTGATTACAATAGGAGGTTATGTTGAGGATAACATATACGACCCTAAGGGACTTGATCTAATGATAAATTCTCAGATTAAAACTCCTATTAAAATAATATCAAGTGGAGTCAAGTTTCTTCATGAGGGTTCTACCATAATGATGGTTTCCGCCATGAGAGGGATAAGGAATGCACTACCTAATCAGCTATCCTATGGCATAGCTAAAGCCGGGGTAGCGAAGGCTGTAGAAGTTATTGCTTCTTCACTATTGGATAAGGGAATAAGAGTTATAGGAATAGCACCGAGCGTAATTGATGGAAACTTTCAGGTAGGTAGAAATTGGAAATCCATGAGGAAGCTAGGAGATTGGAAAGCGCCTCCAGAAGACTTCGCTAGCGTAATGTCGCTCTTGCTTAGCGAAAGAGCTAGTTGGATAAACGGAGTAGTTATCCCAGTAGATGGAGGTGCGTTCTTGAAATGA
- a CDS encoding thioredoxin domain-containing protein: MVNNLSKAKSAFLREAAEQPIIWREWSPQVLEEAKREDKPILIDVGAVWCHWCHVMDRETYSNEGVARLVNEDFIPVKVDRDEMPDLDRELQNAVFAITGESGWPLTVFMTPSGKVFFGGTYFPPDDMYGRIGFKRLLKNIAEVWKNKRDEIERSAFDPSTISFGGENLELSDTIIQIIGEYDLEYGGLGNSSKFPHPLVDTLMLDYTAISGDDVGKKVSLFTAKKMYNGAIFDQVGGGYHRYTVDREWKIPHFEKLLIDNAEIMLSLVKLYEATNDVDVKDALERTYAFVKREMDMGETFANSLDADSDGIEGYYYTWTLEEMERCLAEDFDLGKKIFGISKSEEVEGRKILLRDLENEKLIQIMGKDKALSKLNSIREKLLECRKERNPPFKDINDYTHPNARMSEAMLYTSTLLGNSYDLPLKILRKVRSSPHRRITGNEEPSLEDMASVALADISAFEISSEREFLDYARDISSAIREKIRSSKPYPLDSPNESSASLISRLIAKMSILEGADLKTEEVKFAGSPSFYAGLIDTNFILQKGALSHVVIVDEGDSLADQLHRVALLSFYPLKIVERVLDSERDHLPSYVRAMFDVKRGSSRAFVCIGKSCSQPVTDQASIKQLLKTKL; this comes from the coding sequence ATGGTTAACAACTTATCTAAAGCTAAAAGCGCCTTTTTGAGGGAAGCTGCTGAGCAACCGATAATTTGGAGGGAATGGTCTCCTCAAGTTTTAGAGGAAGCTAAACGTGAAGATAAGCCAATCCTCATAGACGTTGGTGCAGTTTGGTGTCATTGGTGCCACGTTATGGATAGGGAGACTTATTCAAACGAAGGCGTGGCCAGGCTTGTCAATGAAGATTTCATTCCGGTAAAGGTAGATAGGGACGAGATGCCAGATTTAGATAGGGAACTTCAGAATGCAGTTTTTGCAATTACTGGAGAAAGCGGATGGCCGCTAACTGTGTTCATGACACCCTCAGGCAAGGTCTTCTTCGGAGGTACATATTTTCCTCCAGATGATATGTATGGTAGAATTGGGTTCAAAAGATTATTAAAAAACATAGCAGAGGTTTGGAAAAATAAAAGGGATGAGATTGAGAGATCGGCTTTCGATCCATCCACAATCAGTTTTGGAGGGGAAAATCTAGAGTTATCTGATACTATTATTCAAATTATAGGAGAGTACGATCTAGAATATGGAGGACTGGGCAACTCTTCTAAGTTTCCTCATCCTTTAGTTGATACCTTAATGTTAGATTACACTGCAATTTCCGGAGATGATGTGGGAAAGAAGGTTAGCTTGTTTACAGCTAAGAAGATGTATAACGGTGCAATCTTCGATCAAGTTGGAGGAGGTTATCATAGGTATACCGTAGATAGAGAATGGAAAATTCCTCATTTTGAAAAATTGTTAATAGATAACGCAGAAATCATGTTATCTCTTGTTAAGCTCTATGAGGCGACTAACGACGTGGACGTTAAAGACGCGTTGGAGAGAACTTACGCTTTCGTGAAGAGAGAGATGGACATGGGAGAGACCTTTGCCAATAGCCTAGATGCTGATAGTGACGGAATAGAAGGCTATTATTATACTTGGACTTTAGAGGAAATGGAAAGGTGCCTAGCCGAAGATTTTGATTTAGGAAAGAAGATATTTGGAATCTCGAAATCTGAGGAAGTAGAGGGAAGGAAAATTCTACTGCGAGATTTAGAGAACGAAAAATTGATTCAGATTATGGGAAAAGATAAAGCTCTATCTAAGCTGAATTCTATAAGGGAAAAACTGCTGGAGTGTAGAAAAGAGCGTAATCCGCCATTTAAGGATATAAACGACTACACTCATCCCAACGCTAGAATGTCTGAAGCTATGCTATATACTTCAACTTTATTGGGAAATTCCTATGATTTACCGTTGAAGATTTTAAGGAAAGTAAGATCTTCTCCTCACAGAAGGATAACTGGAAATGAGGAACCCTCACTTGAGGACATGGCATCAGTAGCACTAGCAGACATATCAGCATTTGAAATTTCATCAGAACGAGAATTTCTTGACTATGCCAGAGATATATCTTCAGCGATCAGAGAGAAAATTAGGAGCTCTAAACCCTATCCTTTAGATTCTCCCAACGAGAGTTCTGCATCGCTTATATCAAGGCTAATTGCTAAAATGTCTATTTTAGAAGGAGCGGATCTCAAGACTGAGGAAGTGAAGTTCGCAGGTTCCCCATCATTTTACGCTGGCTTGATAGATACGAACTTCATATTACAAAAGGGAGCTTTATCTCATGTGGTAATCGTTGATGAAGGAGATAGTTTAGCGGATCAGCTTCATAGGGTAGCACTACTTTCATTCTATCCATTGAAAATAGTGGAGAGAGTTCTTGATTCTGAAAGGGACCATTTACCGTCATATGTGAGGGCAATGTTTGACGTTAAGAGAGGATCCAGCAGAGCGTTTGTGTGTATAGGAAAATCCTGCAGTCAACCAGTTACAGATCAAGCATCAATTAAACAGCTCCTTAAAACTAAGCTTTAA
- a CDS encoding DUF5591 domain-containing protein yields the protein MINCQELYSELHVNSFEPIHKRDGLDLFKHPMVEKWHQFFLSNYKSNRPLALLLPCTSIKPYNRSATHRLAYSIIKKAGVEDFIQVYSVSEPMLLVPREFEDCYPFNSYEYSPKVMSKEEKEEFIDLLRQPLHKIIETHDVIVGVLPKHHYSIVSRSLSSEVANFSLFKYDKLAFKSIHTAIFSLISEGKNKGIIRTDH from the coding sequence GTGATAAATTGTCAAGAACTTTACTCTGAACTACATGTTAATTCATTTGAACCTATTCATAAAAGAGACGGGCTAGACCTTTTCAAACATCCAATGGTGGAGAAGTGGCATCAATTCTTCTTAAGTAATTATAAATCTAATAGACCATTGGCTCTGCTGCTGCCTTGTACTTCCATTAAGCCTTACAATAGATCTGCAACACATAGGCTAGCATATTCCATAATAAAGAAGGCAGGTGTTGAAGACTTTATACAAGTCTATTCCGTGTCTGAGCCCATGCTTTTAGTTCCAAGGGAATTCGAGGATTGTTATCCATTTAATTCGTATGAATATTCCCCAAAGGTAATGTCCAAAGAGGAGAAGGAAGAATTCATAGACTTGTTAAGGCAACCTTTACATAAAATAATCGAAACGCATGATGTTATAGTAGGTGTGCTTCCCAAGCATCACTACAGTATTGTATCTAGGTCATTGTCTTCTGAAGTAGCTAATTTCTCCTTATTTAAGTATGATAAGCTAGCCTTCAAGTCCATACATACCGCAATATTCAGCCTCATAAGTGAAGGGAAAAATAAGGGAATAATTCGGACAGATCATTGA